A stretch of Vigna angularis cultivar LongXiaoDou No.4 chromosome 4, ASM1680809v1, whole genome shotgun sequence DNA encodes these proteins:
- the LOC108330422 gene encoding uncharacterized protein LOC108330422 gives MEWNETALGEGDVTGGAVGDEAAVGVDDAAGGMVENETGRREKAMEGEGGRESDLEEEGKEGERGSEGGSRIWKREGGSLWRKKERRESEGARVGVGSGRGRESLEEEGKEGERGSESG, from the coding sequence ATGGAGTGGAACGAGACCGCACTCGGAGAAGGCGATGTCACCGGTGGAGCGGTCGGGGACGAGGCCGCAGTCGGAGTAGATGATGCCGCCGGTGGAATGGTCGAGAACGAGACTGGACGACGCGAGAAAGCGAtggagggagagggagggagggagTCAGATCTGGAGGAAGAAGGAAAGGAGGGAGAGCGAGGGAGCGAGGGTGGGAGTCGGATCTGGAAGAGGGAGGGAGGGAGTCTCTGGAGGAAGAAGGAAAGGAGGGAGAGCGAGGGAGCGAGAGTGGGAGTCGGATCTGGAAGAGGGAGGGAGTCTCTGGAGGAAGAAGGAAAGGAGGGAGAGCGAGGGAGCGAGAGTGGTTAA